AACGGCACGAACAGTGTCGCAAGTTGCTTCTCGCTCAAATGATCCGCCTCGTTGCAGACCCGCAAGACGACCTCACCCGCGTTTCGTGAAAGCTGGACCTGCACAGTCGTGCCCGGCTTCTTGTGGTGCCGCGCGTTGCTCAGCAGGTTCACTGCGACCTGGGCGTAACGGTCCGGATCGATAACGGCATGAACATCGCTCTCGACATCGACCTCCATGGGGTACCCCGGGTAGGCAAGGCTGGTTTCCTGCAGCGCACCGCGTACCAGTGACGAGACGTCCGTCGCGACCGGGTGCACGGCGATGCTGGAGCCCGCCTGCAGGCGACTCATTTCCAGAATCTGGGTGATCAGTCGCTCCATGCGACTACTCGAATAGTTGATGTGTTCGCGCAGTTCGCCGGTGCGCCCGCTGTCGTTGGACAACATGGATGCGGCCATGGATATCGACTGCAAGGGCGTGCGCAGATCGTGTCCGAGTGTGGCGATCAGCCGCTGACGCATGCGATCGATCTCGCTGGCCCGCGTGAGACATACCTCAATCATGTCATTGCGTAGCGTCGCGGCCGTAGCGATGTCGTTGTCCGTCCAGGGCGCGGAAGCTCCGCGGACGGTTTCTTCC
The nucleotide sequence above comes from Halopseudomonas xinjiangensis. Encoded proteins:
- a CDS encoding GAF domain-containing sensor histidine kinase, coding for MRRRAVMMGGRVLCVDGDFERLALAVASQLDELGKDEFTTDRWQHADPNCEDARYCGVTAVRFHRANAGWIIWFRLEEVHKIRWAGKPEKITAIGPSGARLTPRGSFEAWEETVRGASAPWTDNDIATAATLRNDMIEVCLTRASEIDRMRQRLIATLGHDLRTPLQSISMAASMLSNDSGRTGELREHINYSSSRMERLITQILEMSRLQAGSSIAVHPVATDVSSLVRGALQETSLAYPGYPMEVDVESDVHAVIDPDRYAQVAVNLLSNARHHKKPGTTVQVQLSRNAGEVVLRVCNEADHLSEKQLATLFVPFKQQHMSAERNRTGLGIGLYISSAIAEAHKGRIEVSQDQGLITFSLILPLQAA